In Drosophila nasuta strain 15112-1781.00 chromosome 2R, ASM2355853v1, whole genome shotgun sequence, a single genomic region encodes these proteins:
- the LOC132784341 gene encoding colorectal mutant cancer protein isoform X1 — MSNDVQIARVAKIGADVARRQCKQRDISKGISKGVIIDDDIEFVFGSISPRAGGPPFGLGQQQQQKQKSELDSPEHTQRDTTESDNNISSCSTLDIVNKVEQLSVQQLENRVRELTQRLQQAERQLTESQTERDMCHKRLEVVSQAHECRITEMHCVIAELSKKLRSKQEHIIVEEQEPENEGSELSYQEGSIYNSELNLTNADADGECQTEPLEDYEGACSSADNMHIKPQETVLHKGQLEALQEEVLHLRAQISLLQAEIATKDKDSAVVEEDQSNVIYFACELEANENGNDSELNDLNACVSVTSPQKCVKMAERVKLRCASKTEPEADTLQDDESHGELSNEDINLVEHLVCKPNALMDSLLAPLQLELERLQRKMEQLKLRNTLLSLTLDESKEHTEHLYLLCGKYESNAVALQLALNCSDRAIEAYDVMLALLESRLAMLNDKSAAAEESRRAVESVAHHLLVRLESEKNLCENSLGPWQHNINLGVEDAPKGMRQWSADDDNRLRYHVSKLKGRRSVVQHTIVNLESPFSDVYEKKRLALEKNHELRAHEKEKKSPIDLETAVIMQELLELRDQNQQLKAKKEEAEREQQHANERVSILHEALKQLQAANRVSYSEAEQAALTEQQLVEALSRETELKGRIQALLNINATQKASDDKCEQLQLNMRELQKSNHNLGQLLEQSKRKYQQRIKKLEQRLEQQQQQRVVPETTL, encoded by the exons ATGTCGAATGATGTGCAAATAGCGCGCGTTGCCAAAATTGGCGCCGATGTAGCGCGTCGTCAATGCAAACAACGGGACATCTCGAAGGGCATCTCAAAGGGTGTCATCATTGACGATGACATCGAGTTTGTCTTTGGCAGCATATCGCCGAGGGCCGGGGGACCCCCTTTTGGTCTGggtcagcagcaacagcagaagcagaagtcGGAGCTGGATTCGCCGGAGCACACGCAGCGCGACACCACCGAGAGTGACAACAACATCTCCAGCTGCTCCACTCTGGACATTGTCAACAAA GTTGAACAGTTGTCGGTGCAGCAGTTGGAGAATCGTGTGCGCGAACTGACGCAGCGTCTGCAGCAAGCGGAGCGCCAATTGACCGAAAGTCAAACGGAGCGCGACATGTGCCACAAGCGGCTGGAGGTTGTTAGCCAGGCGCACGAATGTCGCATTACCGAGATGCACTGCGTCATTGCGGAGCTGAGCAAGAAACTGCGCAGCAAACAGGAGCATATCATTGTGGAGGAACAGGAGCCGGAGAACGAGGGCAGCG AGCTAAGCTATCAGGAGGGCTCCATCTACAACTCCGAGTTGAATCTGACCAATGCGGATGCCGACGGCGAGTGTCAGACGGAGCCACTGGAGGATTACGAAGGCGCCTGCTCCAGCGCCGACAACATGCACATCAAGCCACAGGAAACTGTGCTGCACAAGGGTCAACTGGAGGCACTCCAGGAGGAGGTGCTGCATCTGCGTGCACAAATCTCGCTGCTGCAGGCTGAGATTGCCACTAAGGACAAGGATTCTGCGGTCGTCGAGGAGGATCAGAGCAATGTCATCTACTTCGCCTGCGAATTGGAGGCCAACGAAAATGGCAATGACAGCGAACTAAATGATTTGAATG CCTGCGTTTCAGTGACGAGTCCTCAGAAGTGCGTCAAGATGGCAGAGCGCGTGAAGCTGCGCTGCGCCAGCAAAACTGAACCCGAAGCGGACACTTTGCAGGACGATGAGAGTCATGGCGAGCTGAGCAATGAG GACATCAATCTCGTGGAGCATTTGGTGTGCAAACCCAATGCGCTAATGGACAGTTTGCTGGCGCCTttgcagctggagctggagcgaCTGCAGCGTAAAATGGAGCAGCTAAAGCTGCGCAACACATTGCTATCTTTAACCTTGGATGAGTCCAAGGAGCACACCGAGCATCTCTATTTGCTGTGTGGCAAATACGAGTCCAATGCAGTGGCGCTACAACTGGCGCTCAACTGCAGCGATCGCGCCATTGAAGCCTACGATGTGATGCTGGCGCTGCTGGAAAGCAG ACTGGCGATGCTTAACGACAAATCGGCAGCAGCGGAGGAAAGTCGACGCGCCGTCGAGTCGGTGGCACATCATCTGCTCGTGAGGTTGGAGAGCGAGAAGAACCTCTGCGAGAATAGTCTGGGTCCCTGGCAGCACAACATCAATCTGGGCGTGGAGGATGCGCCTAAGGGCATGCGACAGTGGAGCGCCGACGATGACAATCGTTTGCGCTATCACGTATCCAAGTTAAAAGGACGTCGCTCAGTGGTGCAGCACACCATTGTCAACCTGGAGTCGCCCTTCAGCGATGTGTATGAGAAGAAGCGTTTGGCGCTAGAAAAGAATCACGAATTGCGCGCACATGAGAAGGAGAAAAAGTCACCAATTGATCTGGAGACGGCGGTCATAATGCAAGAGCTGCTGGAGCTTCGCGATCAAAACCAGCAGCTCAAGGCCAAGAAGGAGGAAGCGGAGCGGGAGCAACAACATGCCAATGAGCGTGTGAGCATTCTACATGAGGCACTTAAACAGCTGCAGGCGGCGAATCGTGTCTCCTACTCGGAGGCGGAGCAGGCAGCACTCACAGAGCAGCAGCTGGTGGAAGCGTTGAGTCGCGAGACGGAGCTAAAGGGACGCATTCAGGCGCTGCTGAACATCAATGCCACACAAAAGGCTAGCGACGACAAATgcgagcaactgca
- the LOC132784341 gene encoding colorectal mutant cancer protein isoform X2, giving the protein MIAEQLLPRSLSCLCCSDTPLGGVGGGLQQHAEKRRSWEYTLMAQPMARRPINVEQLSVQQLENRVRELTQRLQQAERQLTESQTERDMCHKRLEVVSQAHECRITEMHCVIAELSKKLRSKQEHIIVEEQEPENEGSELSYQEGSIYNSELNLTNADADGECQTEPLEDYEGACSSADNMHIKPQETVLHKGQLEALQEEVLHLRAQISLLQAEIATKDKDSAVVEEDQSNVIYFACELEANENGNDSELNDLNACVSVTSPQKCVKMAERVKLRCASKTEPEADTLQDDESHGELSNEDINLVEHLVCKPNALMDSLLAPLQLELERLQRKMEQLKLRNTLLSLTLDESKEHTEHLYLLCGKYESNAVALQLALNCSDRAIEAYDVMLALLESRLAMLNDKSAAAEESRRAVESVAHHLLVRLESEKNLCENSLGPWQHNINLGVEDAPKGMRQWSADDDNRLRYHVSKLKGRRSVVQHTIVNLESPFSDVYEKKRLALEKNHELRAHEKEKKSPIDLETAVIMQELLELRDQNQQLKAKKEEAEREQQHANERVSILHEALKQLQAANRVSYSEAEQAALTEQQLVEALSRETELKGRIQALLNINATQKASDDKCEQLQLNMRELQKSNHNLGQLLEQSKRKYQQRIKKLEQRLEQQQQQRVVPETTL; this is encoded by the exons ATGATAGCGGAGCAACTGCTGCCACGCAGCCTCAGCTGCTTGTGCTGCAGTGACACGCCCCTTGGAGGCGTTGGCGGAGGTCTGCAGCAGCATGCAGAGAAGCGTCGCAGTTGGGAATACACGCTGATGGCGCAGCCCATGGCACGACGTCCCATCAAT GTTGAACAGTTGTCGGTGCAGCAGTTGGAGAATCGTGTGCGCGAACTGACGCAGCGTCTGCAGCAAGCGGAGCGCCAATTGACCGAAAGTCAAACGGAGCGCGACATGTGCCACAAGCGGCTGGAGGTTGTTAGCCAGGCGCACGAATGTCGCATTACCGAGATGCACTGCGTCATTGCGGAGCTGAGCAAGAAACTGCGCAGCAAACAGGAGCATATCATTGTGGAGGAACAGGAGCCGGAGAACGAGGGCAGCG AGCTAAGCTATCAGGAGGGCTCCATCTACAACTCCGAGTTGAATCTGACCAATGCGGATGCCGACGGCGAGTGTCAGACGGAGCCACTGGAGGATTACGAAGGCGCCTGCTCCAGCGCCGACAACATGCACATCAAGCCACAGGAAACTGTGCTGCACAAGGGTCAACTGGAGGCACTCCAGGAGGAGGTGCTGCATCTGCGTGCACAAATCTCGCTGCTGCAGGCTGAGATTGCCACTAAGGACAAGGATTCTGCGGTCGTCGAGGAGGATCAGAGCAATGTCATCTACTTCGCCTGCGAATTGGAGGCCAACGAAAATGGCAATGACAGCGAACTAAATGATTTGAATG CCTGCGTTTCAGTGACGAGTCCTCAGAAGTGCGTCAAGATGGCAGAGCGCGTGAAGCTGCGCTGCGCCAGCAAAACTGAACCCGAAGCGGACACTTTGCAGGACGATGAGAGTCATGGCGAGCTGAGCAATGAG GACATCAATCTCGTGGAGCATTTGGTGTGCAAACCCAATGCGCTAATGGACAGTTTGCTGGCGCCTttgcagctggagctggagcgaCTGCAGCGTAAAATGGAGCAGCTAAAGCTGCGCAACACATTGCTATCTTTAACCTTGGATGAGTCCAAGGAGCACACCGAGCATCTCTATTTGCTGTGTGGCAAATACGAGTCCAATGCAGTGGCGCTACAACTGGCGCTCAACTGCAGCGATCGCGCCATTGAAGCCTACGATGTGATGCTGGCGCTGCTGGAAAGCAG ACTGGCGATGCTTAACGACAAATCGGCAGCAGCGGAGGAAAGTCGACGCGCCGTCGAGTCGGTGGCACATCATCTGCTCGTGAGGTTGGAGAGCGAGAAGAACCTCTGCGAGAATAGTCTGGGTCCCTGGCAGCACAACATCAATCTGGGCGTGGAGGATGCGCCTAAGGGCATGCGACAGTGGAGCGCCGACGATGACAATCGTTTGCGCTATCACGTATCCAAGTTAAAAGGACGTCGCTCAGTGGTGCAGCACACCATTGTCAACCTGGAGTCGCCCTTCAGCGATGTGTATGAGAAGAAGCGTTTGGCGCTAGAAAAGAATCACGAATTGCGCGCACATGAGAAGGAGAAAAAGTCACCAATTGATCTGGAGACGGCGGTCATAATGCAAGAGCTGCTGGAGCTTCGCGATCAAAACCAGCAGCTCAAGGCCAAGAAGGAGGAAGCGGAGCGGGAGCAACAACATGCCAATGAGCGTGTGAGCATTCTACATGAGGCACTTAAACAGCTGCAGGCGGCGAATCGTGTCTCCTACTCGGAGGCGGAGCAGGCAGCACTCACAGAGCAGCAGCTGGTGGAAGCGTTGAGTCGCGAGACGGAGCTAAAGGGACGCATTCAGGCGCTGCTGAACATCAATGCCACACAAAAGGCTAGCGACGACAAATgcgagcaactgca